The Candidatus Fusobacterium pullicola genome contains the following window.
AAAGCTTCTACTACAAGTTGCATCTCTTCTTCTAACTTACCTTCTAAAGCTTTTATCTCTTCAATTTTTTTCTCTTTAGCCAGCTTCATGATCTCTAATGAATATTGAAAAATTTTATTAAGTCCTAAATTTCCAGATACGCCCTTCAATGTATGAGCTTCTACTCCAACTTTATCAATATCATTATTTTCTAATGCTTCTTTTAAATTTGTGAAACTTTTATCATCTATAAATTTTTTTAAAAACTTGATATAGAA
Protein-coding sequences here:
- a CDS encoding Hpt domain-containing protein is translated as MNLNELKDTIDIDIQGSLARFGNMESFYIKFLKKFIDDKSFTNLKEALENNDIDKVGVEAHTLKGVSGNLGLNKIFQYSLEIMKLAKEKKIEEIKALEGKLEEEMQLVVEALKKLD